One region of Catenuloplanes indicus genomic DNA includes:
- the holA gene encoding DNA polymerase III subunit delta, which translates to MSGVTAANPPALTLVLGDEELLSARAIAAAVQAARAVDPGADVREYEGGALVPGEVAEMLSPSLFGGRRVLVLRSGQDARKDMITTLLAYAKDPDPEVNLIVGHLGGAKGKALADGLKSAGATVVAVPKMKGARERVAFVRDEIRRLGGSCGEDAATVLLDAVGNDLRELAAACSQLMADTDGRITAETVARYYKGRAEVSGFTVADAAIVGDVPGALEALRWALHVGVDPVPIADALADGVRTVARVAGAGRGNAYQLASSLGMPAWKIERAQKQSRGWSPEGLVDAMRAAADCNAAVKGGAEDRGYALERAVVAVATARRGGGR; encoded by the coding sequence ATGTCCGGCGTGACTGCCGCGAACCCCCCTGCGTTGACGCTCGTCCTGGGTGACGAGGAGCTCCTGTCGGCCCGCGCGATCGCGGCGGCCGTCCAGGCCGCGCGGGCCGTGGACCCCGGGGCCGACGTGCGGGAGTACGAGGGCGGCGCGCTGGTGCCGGGCGAGGTCGCGGAGATGCTCAGCCCGTCGCTGTTCGGTGGCCGGCGCGTGCTCGTGCTCCGCTCCGGGCAGGACGCGCGCAAAGACATGATCACCACACTGCTGGCGTACGCGAAGGACCCGGACCCCGAGGTCAACCTGATCGTCGGCCACCTCGGCGGTGCCAAGGGCAAGGCGCTGGCGGACGGGCTCAAGTCGGCCGGTGCCACGGTCGTCGCCGTGCCCAAGATGAAGGGTGCCCGGGAGCGCGTCGCGTTCGTCCGCGACGAGATCCGCCGGCTCGGCGGTTCGTGCGGCGAGGACGCGGCCACCGTCCTGCTCGACGCGGTCGGCAACGATCTGCGCGAGCTCGCCGCGGCCTGCTCGCAGCTGATGGCGGACACCGACGGCCGGATCACCGCGGAGACGGTCGCCCGCTACTACAAGGGCCGCGCCGAGGTCAGCGGCTTCACGGTCGCGGACGCCGCGATCGTCGGCGACGTGCCCGGCGCGCTGGAGGCGCTGCGCTGGGCGTTGCACGTCGGCGTGGACCCGGTGCCGATAGCGGACGCGCTGGCGGACGGCGTGCGCACCGTCGCACGCGTCGCCGGCGCCGGCCGGGGCAACGCGTACCAGCTGGCCAGTAGCCTCGGCATGCCCGCCTGGAAGATCGAGCGCGCCCAGAAGCAGTCCCGCGGCTGGAGTCCAGAGGGCCTGGTCGACGCCATGCGCGCGGCCGCGGACTGCAACGCGGCCGTCAAGGGCGGCGCCGAGGACCGCGGCTACGCGCTCGAACGGGCCGTGGTCGCGGTGGCGACCGCACGCCGTGGTGGCGGCCGATGA
- a CDS encoding ComEC/Rec2 family competence protein, with product MTTHDGALDLRLAGVAAGTWLTGLAALHLSVRLSLLIAGVAVLLTALMCALGSRPSAGPFRGTGRFGALGRFGGAGRGCGVGRSGGARWVVAGVLLGVACGAVVTAARVAVREAEPLAGLTRERAAVVARLTVRDDPRPLSAATGRAPTWLVPARLTWIAAAGAASGHRVDVRVLVLGTGDGWRGLLPGQRVEAEGRLMPARGGDLTAAVLAVDSAPQPRGTASWAQRAAGTLRAGLQRACATLPAEPGGLLPGLVVGDTSRLDPAVEEDFRTTGMTHLCAVSGANIAIVIGCVLFALRRVRAGPGLSVALAAGALMGFVILARPSPSVVRAGVMGAIALIALATSRPRSAVPALATTVVVLVVADPELAGDAGFALSVLATGGLLVFAGRWRDGLRRAGVPAGLAEALAVPAAAQVACGPVIAGLSGSVSLVAVPANLLAAPAVAPATVLGVITAVVSPLWPDAAELTAWAGGWPARWLVLVARIGARVPSGTVPWPAGAGGGLLLAALTIVLLLAFRRPPVRRVVAAVTAAVVLGALPVRLIASGWPPAGWVVAGCAVGQGDATVLPLGGGQAVVIDAGPDTAPVDRCLRDLGIHRVPMFAVSHFHQDHVGGVAGVFRGRRVDAVVTTAWPEPAAGHELVHAEAARHGTPVFAATAGWHWSARDVTVEVIGPPAELRGTRSDPNNNSLVLRATVAGVRILLMGDAENEEQDALLRASAAVRTDVLKLAHHGSAFQSPEFLAAVDPAVVLVSVGTDNEYGHPNLPLLARLSRDGARVLRTDEQGDLAAVRTRDGLAVVVRGVP from the coding sequence ATGACCACCCATGACGGCGCGCTCGACCTGCGGCTGGCCGGTGTGGCGGCCGGGACGTGGCTGACCGGGCTGGCCGCGCTGCATCTGAGCGTGCGGCTGTCCCTGCTGATCGCCGGCGTCGCTGTGCTGCTGACCGCGCTGATGTGTGCTCTCGGCTCCCGGCCGTCCGCTGGGCCGTTCCGCGGCACCGGCCGGTTCGGTGCGCTCGGCCGGTTCGGCGGCGCCGGGCGGGGTTGCGGGGTCGGGAGGTCCGGCGGCGCGCGGTGGGTTGTCGCGGGGGTGTTGCTCGGGGTGGCGTGCGGGGCGGTCGTGACCGCGGCGCGCGTGGCGGTGCGGGAGGCGGAGCCGCTCGCCGGGCTGACCCGGGAGCGGGCCGCGGTGGTCGCGCGGCTGACCGTTCGCGACGACCCGCGACCCCTCTCCGCAGCGACCGGCCGGGCACCGACCTGGCTGGTGCCGGCCCGGCTCACCTGGATCGCGGCGGCGGGCGCGGCGTCCGGCCACCGCGTCGACGTGCGCGTGCTGGTGCTCGGCACCGGCGACGGCTGGCGCGGGCTGCTGCCCGGTCAGCGCGTCGAGGCCGAGGGCCGGCTGATGCCCGCGCGCGGCGGCGACCTCACCGCGGCCGTGCTCGCCGTCGACTCCGCGCCGCAGCCGCGCGGCACCGCGTCCTGGGCGCAGCGCGCGGCCGGCACGCTCCGCGCCGGGCTCCAGCGCGCCTGCGCGACGCTGCCGGCCGAGCCCGGCGGCTTACTGCCGGGGCTGGTCGTCGGCGACACCAGCCGGCTCGACCCGGCCGTGGAGGAGGACTTCCGGACCACCGGCATGACCCACCTGTGCGCGGTCAGCGGTGCGAACATCGCGATCGTCATCGGGTGCGTCCTGTTCGCGCTCCGCCGGGTCCGGGCCGGGCCGGGACTCTCCGTCGCGCTGGCCGCGGGGGCGCTGATGGGCTTCGTGATCCTGGCCCGGCCGTCGCCGAGCGTGGTCCGGGCCGGTGTGATGGGCGCGATCGCGCTGATCGCGCTGGCTACGTCGCGGCCGCGCAGCGCGGTCCCGGCGCTCGCCACCACGGTCGTGGTGCTGGTGGTCGCGGACCCGGAGCTGGCCGGTGACGCCGGGTTCGCGCTGTCCGTGCTGGCCACCGGCGGGCTGCTGGTCTTCGCCGGCCGATGGCGGGACGGGCTGCGCCGCGCGGGCGTACCGGCGGGGCTGGCCGAGGCGCTGGCGGTGCCGGCCGCCGCACAGGTTGCCTGCGGCCCGGTGATCGCCGGGCTGTCCGGCTCGGTCAGCCTGGTCGCGGTCCCGGCCAACCTGCTCGCCGCGCCCGCGGTCGCACCGGCCACTGTGCTCGGCGTGATCACCGCGGTCGTCTCGCCGCTCTGGCCGGACGCGGCCGAGCTGACCGCGTGGGCCGGTGGCTGGCCGGCGCGCTGGCTGGTGCTGGTCGCGCGGATCGGCGCGCGGGTGCCGTCCGGAACCGTCCCATGGCCGGCCGGCGCCGGCGGTGGTCTGCTGCTGGCCGCGCTCACGATCGTGCTGCTGCTCGCGTTCCGCCGCCCGCCGGTGCGCCGGGTGGTCGCCGCCGTCACCGCGGCCGTGGTCCTCGGCGCGCTACCGGTGCGCCTGATCGCGTCCGGCTGGCCGCCCGCCGGCTGGGTGGTCGCCGGGTGCGCGGTCGGGCAGGGCGACGCGACCGTGCTCCCGCTGGGCGGCGGGCAGGCCGTGGTGATCGACGCCGGGCCGGATACCGCGCCGGTCGACCGGTGCCTGCGTGACCTGGGCATCCACCGCGTACCGATGTTCGCGGTCAGCCACTTCCACCAGGACCACGTCGGCGGCGTCGCCGGTGTGTTCCGCGGTCGCCGCGTTGACGCGGTGGTCACCACGGCCTGGCCGGAGCCGGCGGCCGGGCATGAGCTGGTGCACGCGGAGGCGGCCCGGCACGGCACGCCGGTGTTCGCCGCGACCGCCGGGTGGCACTGGTCCGCCCGCGACGTGACGGTCGAGGTGATCGGGCCGCCGGCAGAGTTGCGCGGCACCCGGTCGGACCCGAACAACAACTCGCTGGTCCTGCGCGCAACCGTGGCCGGGGTGCGGATCCTGCTGATGGGCGACGCGGAGAACGAGGAACAGGACGCGCTGCTCCGGGCCTCGGCGGCGGTGCGGACTGACGTTCTCAAACTTGCACACCACGGCTCGGCGTTCCAGAGCCCGGAGTTCCTGGCCGCGGTCGACCCGGCCGTGGTGCTGGTCTCGGTCGGCACGGACAACGAATACGGGCATCCCAACCTGCCGCTGCTGGCCCGGCTCAGCCGCGACGGCGCGCGCGTGCTGCGTACCGACGAGCAGGGTGACCTCGCCGCGGTCCGCACCCGCGACGGGCTCGCGGTCGTGGTCAGGGGTGTGCCGTGA